ccAATATGTTTTGTattcttatatataaaaatatattttttttttaattctcaCTTTCTATACATCACTGTTGTATACATCccttatcaaaaaaaaatgaacgCATCATTCATTGGagtaatattttgttttattggATCGTTTTTAGGGGCATTGGGGGATAAATATGTTCATGATAGTTATAATATTGATAgcaataaattatatgcaaataaaaaaaagacaatgTGGATAATTGGAATATTGTTAAGTGTAATAATCGATCCAATTTTTACAGTCATtgcattatattttacttCAGCAGCAGTTGTTGCTCCGTTTTCGGGTGTGCATATTTTATGGAATTTAGTAATAACAAATGTTTCGttaaaaatcaaaatcAAATTACATCAATATATGggaacattttttttaatatgcgGTATAACTTtaattattacattttcagaaaaaaatactgATATTCTTAATATGAAagatttaattaatatatatttacagcCAATAGTCATCATATACATTTGTTCGGTCTTTCTTATAATAACTATATTGttaattatatgcataaccccattattttgtaatattatccatgaaaataaaaaaaatacaaataatagtaGCATAGATATTAATGATAACCTTGATAATCATATTAGTgatatgaaaatttatcatgataaaaaaaatattagcaattataatgaaatatcaGAAAAttacgaaaaaaaaatagatcaaaatataagtaaaaatttaattggcaatgtgaaaaataatattaacgATCATATTGAAGGTGCTACATGCCCTAacaataatgaaaatgattgtttatataaatatacttataatagtaatgatttatataacaACACTTTTGAGCATTCatctaaatatttatatcttatTTATAGTAGTAACATTcctaataataaaagtgaGCAAAACAATAAAGCTATACACCGagtatataattataaaaaaaaaaaaaaattgctaATAGATTATCGAGAAAAGAAGAATATCCCTTAAGTCGTTCAAAAAAACTGAGATTaaatcatttattaaaaaaaagacaaagAAAATGTAATAGTGGTAATACTAAAAGGTATCGACcccaaaaatataaaattatgcttattaataataaaaaaaaaaaaaaaaatatcgaaGCAAAAGATGATAAAAAGGAGAGACACTTGTATCATAACAAATGCGATAACAGCAACGAAAATATTCAAAGTAAAACAAATTTGACAATAACACaatcttatatatatagcatGAAAAActacaaaaaaaacgaagaaatatattatgaatatgcACACACACCATTTTTGCCATTTTATTCAAGTCACAGAAGTATGTCagattatgaaaaaaaaaaaaaaaaaaaaaaaaaattttgctCCATTTATTACCGAATATGTTGTTGTACATTATGTGGAATGTCAGGAGGAttagtaaatatattttctgaacatataataacaattttttcatacGAACAATTTTACATATTCCAATATTCTTTCACATACCttattacaattttaacattattttgtttatctAATCagctcatttttttaaacgtTTCCCTATCAAAGTTTAGTGTTACATCCGTTATCCCTTTAATTATGTCAAATATTGTTTTCCTTAGTAGTCTAACTACTATTGTAATGCAAATAAATGAGTCAAAAATGAGCCGTTGCAgtattctattttttttattaggGGCATTTTTAGTTATAATaggtatattatatttgcaATATAACATAAATCAAGTActattca
The DNA window shown above is from Plasmodium berghei ANKA genome assembly, chromosome: 7 and carries:
- a CDS encoding magnesium transporter, putative, encoding MNASFIGVIFCFIGSFLGALGDKYVHDSYNIDSNKLYANKKKTMWIIGILLSVIIDPIFTVIALYFTSAAVVAPFSGVHILWNLVITNVSLKIKIKLHQYMGTFFLICGITLIITFSEKNTDILNMKDLINIYLQPIVIIYICSVFLIITILLIICITPLFCNIIHENKKNTNNSSIDINDNLDNHISDMKIYHDKKNISNYNEISENYEKKIDQNISKNLIGNVKNNINDHIEGATCPNNNENDCLYKYTYNSNDLYNNTFEHSSKYLYLIYSSNIPNNKSEQNNKAIHRVYNYKIANRLSRKEEYPLSRSKKLRLNHLLKKRQRKCNSGNTKRYRPQKYKIMLINNKKKKKNIEAKDDKKERHLYHNKCDNSNENIQSKTNLTITQSYIYSMKNYKKNEEIYYEYAHTPFLPFYSSHRSMSDYEKKKKKKKKFCSIYYRICCCTLCGMSGGLVNIFSEHIITIFSYEQFYIFQYSFTYLITILTLFCLSNQLIFLNVSLSKFSVTSVIPLIMSNIVFLSSLTTIVMQINESKMSRCSILFFLLGAFLVIIGILYLQYNINQVLFKYFRRKIK